In Diceros bicornis minor isolate mBicDic1 chromosome 24, mDicBic1.mat.cur, whole genome shotgun sequence, the following are encoded in one genomic region:
- the FBXO34 gene encoding F-box only protein 34, producing the protein MHLKPYWKLQKKAGPLEISKETLRTPLSPQEAITDETCKAGCMKPSVFPSTSLGKASSRKPSGILAPNAPCSMSGKSPIESSLNVKTKNNAPSATIHQAEEGEGPLDIGAVVKPGNTKEKIAFFAAHQCSNRIGSMKIKSSWDIDGRATKRRKKSGDLKKAKIHLERMREVSSRCCQPEPFACGIEHCSVHYVSDSVDGFSAGRPLSVIQMVAFLEQRASALLASCSKTCTSSSAVGRFSGQSRGVPPATEPFSAPGECGEPRERGNPEVGEPQSEPVRVLDMVARLESECLKRQSQREPGTLSRNNSFRRNVGRVLLANGTQANESKTHKGAVEAAGTQVNLVVSVSVDCGAAGADHGSPKGDRAWARAPRGCPSLPAGVPFHTGSADLEPDQQTAMKNSNRFDVEMTEELARSPFPHTCPQAIELPADAIDCMSRELVPPSSQSPDQRRKESLCISITVSKVEKDQPSPLKSCEDPIPGMLFFLPPGQHQLDCSQLNEGTSESPEASQLEDAAEGGSASEEKRVSAESFLPLASPVQSTLTVLEASSWKKQVSHDFLETRFKIQQLLEPQQYMAFLPHHIMVKIFRLLPTKSLVALKCTCCYFKFIIEYYNIRPADSRWVRDPRYREDPCKQCKKKYVKGDVSLCRWHPKPYCQALPYGPGYWMCCHRSQKGFPGCKLGLHDNHWVPACHSFNRAIHKKAKGTETEEEY; encoded by the coding sequence ATGCACCTAAAGCCATATTGGAAACTCCAGAAGAAAGCAGGACCTCTGGAAATCAGCAAGGAAACTCTGAGAACTCCTCTGAGCCCCCAGGAGGCTATAACTGATGAAACATGCAAAGCTGGCTGCATGAAACCTAGTGTCTTTCCTTCAACCTCTCTTGGGAAAGCATCATCTCGAAAGCCTTCTGGGATCCTTGCTCCAAATGCTCCGTGCAGTATGAGTGGGAAGAGTCCTATAGAGAGCAGCTTGAATGTTAAAACCAAGAACAATGCACCATCTGCAACGATCCACCAGGCCGAAGAGGGGGAAGGGCCACTTGATATCGGGGCTGTTGTGAAACCGGGAAATACCAAGGAGAAAATTGCATTCTTTGCAGCCCACCAGTGTAGCAATAGGATAGGATCTATGAAAATAAAGAGCTCCTGGGATATTGATGGGAGAGCTactaaaagaaggaagaaatcagGGGATCTTAAAAAAGCCAAGATACACTTGGAAAGGATGAGGGAAGTCAGCAGCAGGTGCTGCCAGCCTGAGCCTTTTGCATGCGGCATCGAGCACTGTTCTGTGCATTATGTGAGTGACAGTGTGGACGGCTTCTCTGCTGGGAGGCCTCTGTCGGTCATACAGATGGTTGCCTTCCTCGAGCAAAGAGCCAGTGCTCTGCTAGCCAGTTGTTCGAAAACCTGCACTAGCTCGTCTGCTGTGGGGAGGTTTTCTGGGCAATCCAGAGGTGTGCCCCCAGCCACGGAGCCCTTCTCTGCCCCAGGAGAATGTGGGGAACCCAGGGAAAGGGGAAATCCTGAGGTTGGTGAACCACAGAGTGAGCCAGTTCGTGTCCTCGACATGGTAGCCAGGCTGGAGTCTGAGTGCCTGAAGCGGCAGAGCCAGCGTGAGCCTGGAACCCTCTCCAGGAATAACAGCTTCCGGCGCAACGTGGGCCGTGTGTTGCTTGCAAATGGCACTCAGGCTaatgaaagcaaaacacacaaagGTGCTGTGGAGGCAGCTGGCACTCAGGTGAATCTTGTGGTGTCTGTGTCTGTCGATTGTGGCGCCGCAGGAGCTGACCATGGTTCTCCTAAGGGGGACCGGGCCTGGGCCAGGGCTCCTCGGGGCTGTCCCTCACTGCCAGCAGGGGTGCCTTTCCACACGGGCAGTGCAGATTTAGAGCCAGATCAGCAAACTGCCATGAAAAACAGCAATAGATTTGATGTGGAAATGACAGAGGAGCTTGCTCGGTCACCTTTCCCTCACACCTGTCCTCAAGCCATTGAATTGCCCGCAGATGCCATTGATTGTATGAGTAGAGAGCTTGTGCCGCCTTCTAGCCAGAGTCCTGAccagagaagaaaagaatctTTGTGCATTAGTATCACTGTGTCCAAGGTAGAGAAAGACCAGCCTTCTCCTTTAAAGTCCTGTGAAGACCCAATTCCAGGGATGTTGTTCTTCTTGCCACCCGGGCAGCACCAATTGGACTGTTCACAGCTGAATGAAGGCACAAGTGAGTCCCCCGAGGCCAGCCAGCTTGAAGATGCTGCTGAGGGTGGCAGTGCATCTGAGGAGAAGAGGGTTTCAGCTGAGTCATTTCTCCCGCTAGCCTCTCCAGTGCAAAGTACATTAACAGTGCTCGAGGCATCCAGTTGGAAGAAGCAGGTATCTCATGACTTTCTAGAGACCAGGTTTAAAATCCAGCAGCTTCTGGAGCCTCAGCAGTACATGGCCTTTCTGCCCCACCACATTATGGTGAAAATCTTCAGGTTACTTCCCACCAAGAGTTTAGTGGCTCTTAAATGTACCTGCTGCTATTTCAAGTTTATCATTGAATACTACAACATCAGGCCAGCAGATTCTCGCTGGGTTCGAGATCCACGCTACAGAGAAGATCCTTGCAAGCAGTGCaagaaaaaatatgtgaaagGGGATGTGTCCCTGTGCCGGTGGCACCCCAAGCCCTATTGCCAGGCATTGCCCTATGGGCCAGGGTACTGGATGTGCTGCCACCGCTCTCAGAAGGGCTTCCCTGGCTGTAAGCTGGGGCTTCACGACAATCACTGGGTCCCTGCTTGCCACAGCTTCAATCGGGCAATCCACAAGAAAGCCAAAGGGACTGAAACCGAAGAGGAGTACTAA